The nucleotide sequence NTACAAACAATTCATGGCTTTAATCCACGATTTTTCTGATTATTAACTTCGTTTCTTAAATTTTTTCCTATGGCATTATAATTTGGGAACACTATAAATAAAGGAGCTTTTTCCCAACTTTTGtccatctacactttttttaaaaaagtttggttaaatGGGTTTTAGGATGTAGTTAAAAGTCAATAATAtccttaattatatattcagATTCAATAATACCCTCAATTACAAATTCAGatttaatttgtagattttaatcaaatcaaattaggAAACTATCAATTTTAATGGGATATTGGGtgtttatgaaaaataattataatatttgggtAGGGAAGAAAGCGAAAcccttaaaaaaataaaaggaaaaaatctaaacttttcacCGTCGTCTCTCTCCTCCATCTTTAACCTCACCGCcgtctctctccatcttctccTTAGCCACCAGCGTCTCTCTCCATTGTCACCATCTTCCGCCGTCTCTCCATCGTCCCGGTATTCTATCGTGTCTCTCCATCACCATCCTCCGCCGTCTCTCcctcttcatcgtcttcaccATCTCACCACATCTCCATCTTCACCATTGCTCCATCTCTCCATGTATTAGGTATGTAGATTTCTGGATTTTTTTGCATGTTGATTGTTATGTTGTGTTCGTTTCTTaagattatttaaatttgttcaCTCCATTTCAAACCAGATTTCAACCCAATTTTTTCTTATTCGATTTCAATTTTTGCATGTTGATTACAATAATTTCGTGATTAAAAGAGATGTTTCTTGCCCACTCGTAGATTACGTTCATGTACAAACCTGAACTAACACACGCTCAAATCGCAACATTTAGTTTTGtcgctctgttttttttcttcgtatTTTCTATGTACAAATCATGTGTTTATCATGATTCAGATTCACATTTCCCTTCTAAATAATTGGTTAACAACCATTGATCTCTGATTTCTAATTGATTCCTTTGAGATGAGGAAAAATTTAACCATCCCCACATTATATATGGACTACCATCTAAATTTCAAACTTAGATTCATCCTATGTTTCTTGACACTATGGAACcagtattcttttgttttcttttgacgTAGGCAATTAAACAATTTAAGTGTTCACGAgtatacttttgttttcttatgaaactatttttggatattttaaaactaacaaAGAGCTATATTACAAAAAAGCTGATTAACAATGGGTTCGGTTTGGTATTTGACATACGTCTCTACTTTATTTCTTAAGCCAAAACAAGTGTATATCTCATATGAAAGATTGGAAATTTAAACTAAGATCcttaactataatttttttttttttttgttgaattcagGTTTTGCGCTTATCACAAAACTCTGGCTATTGTGGGTGGTGCTCTAACAGTCTTAAGCATAGCTTTCCTTAATGAAAGATATTATCTTTGCTCTTCAATGCGCTGAGGCTTCATGCTAATGTGAAGCTGTTGTAGTTTCCCATATATTTGAAGATATTAGGCTACTTTGGTTACAGTAGTTGTTCTTGAACCAAATTAACAGTAGTGGATtcgataattttttaaaaccggaGTGTTTTTATGATGGCTTCTTCCATTCATATACACATGAATTGGAAGTTATTAGGCTTCGTTGTATATAATGGTTGTTCTAGAGCTGAATATTACTATTGGAGTtcataaatttatgattttggaTCTTGAAATATGAGTTTGGAAGGTGGTTTTACCATCATCCTGCGGTTGATGTTCATGTTAGAATCTGACATCAAAGTTAGTAGCTTTTTTCTTAGGCTTGGATCCTCCTACTATTGTAGTATGTGGTTGTGTATGcgtagaagaaaccaaaacaagtgTATATCTTATATGAAAGTTATCATTTTCTAAGATTAAACTAAGATCGTTAAGTCttactttgtttaattttcaattCGTTAGTGtatttttgtctttaaattCCTGTTTCGCATCTAAATGATTAATAACCAGAGTTTTCTTGTTCTTAAATCATACTTTTAGTAATCTTTAGTATGtaattttctaatatctttgttgattattgttatgatttatttcagttttggctaatttatactaattcatcttttacttttttcgGCAGGAATGGAAAAGAAGTACCCTAAACGGTTTATGGAAGATGGAAGCAAGCCACAAGTTGGACAGATAAATAACACTTGTCGAATGTCTATCTTACAGAAAATCAAGAAGGCATTACCAGAAGAGTATGAGATTGTGAAGAGTGATCCAGTTTTCGCATCTGTATTTGCATTGTATGAGAATGGTCTTGCGTACTCAGCTCGGTTGATACACAACATCATGTGTAGGCAGTTGGTGACTAAGAGAAAACATGAGctgtggtttgtgtttggtaagaAGCCGCTTAGATTCTCAATGCAAGAATTCCATGCTGTTACTGGTCTTAAGCATAATGACGATTTCAGTCATGATCCAGAGAGTTGGACAGATGATAATGGGTTTTAGAGCAAATTGTTGAAGAGGGATGGTATCATTACCATTCAAACCTTGATGAAGACCCACCTTGAAGCAGCTCCATCGTGGGGAAAACAAGAAGATAGAATCCGGTTTGTGTATGTTTGCGCGATTGCTGGGTTGGTAGTGGCTAAGGATGAGAAGAAAGCTATACCACATTTATACATCAAGCTGGTCATGGATCTAGAGAAGGTTAGGACTTATCCTTGGGGTCTTGTAGCTTTTGACCATTTAGTTAGCTCTATAGtggaagcaagaaagaaactgaagaacccCATTAGTTACATCCTCAATGGTTTCTCAtatgctcttcaagtttgggtTATGGAAGCCATTCCTCTCATTGGACAACTTATGGGAGAGAAGATTGACACAGAGATTACAGTTAGCCGAATCTCTAATTGGAAAGGTGCTGCTAAAGTATCCTATGATGAGCTCCTTCTTGTAGAGAAATCAATTGGAAACAAGGTCAGTTgactttttcttaaaaaaaaaaaagtttatatgcGAAtatgttgagtttttttttgaattggttttttttttttttttttgtcaggaTGTTGTTTATCCATGCATTTCCTCCACTGGAAACTTTGATGTATTGGAGTCCATTGAATATTTGAGGGGTGATGAAATTAAAGATTGTGAAGTGGAAAAATTGGAAGCTTTGATCAGATCTGGCTATGATTTTGGAGATCATATTTGGGAAAGTGTCAGAAGGATATGGTGTGGAAGATGATAACATTGAGGATGTTGGTGTGGAACAATCTCTGACTGTTGGAGGGGACAATGAAGTTTCGGTTGGAGGGGAGAGTGGTGAGAAACAAGCTAATATCCCAGAAGTGTCTAGCttagagaagaggaagaagaagcaagttgACCATGGAGCAGAGACACGGAAAAGGATGGTGCTATCTCAGCGAGCATCAACTTCACATTGTTCTTATGGAGATGATATGAAGCGGTTCTTTAAGGAGTTGATTGACTCTTCTTTCAAGAGCTTCACAAAGACCTTTGGGGAACGATTGCTAACATTGGAGAAAGATGTATCAGATATCAAGGCCTTGATATCCAGACCAGCAGAAGTGGATCCTAGTCCATCACGAGTGAAGCCATCCAGACCAGCAGAAGTGGATCCTAAGCCAGCAGAAGTGGATCCTAGTCCATCACGAGTGAAGCCCAAAACTTCGGTACGTAAGAAGTAGCTCAATGCCTTGTTCGATCTAGTTATATTGTAATATGTTGTGTggtctttcctttttgttatatctttgtttgtatgtgtatgttgtaaacataatttatgtgttgtaacttaTGTGTCGTAAACTCCCTTTTAACTTATGTGTTGTAAACTTTAACTAAagccttttatatatatttttttttcacaggtTGAACTGTTTGATTTAGATAATTTGTTGATAGACCTTAATGTAGATACACAAGACTATCTAAAGAACATAGTAAGACACTTATCTCAAAAGTCTGTTGCGACCAGATTTGATCCTACACTGAGTCCCAAAGACGCGGGTAAAGATGAACCGGATGCGGTGTTGACTTTCGTTTCTGATGATCTATGGAATGCTTTCGAAGAGTGGAATAGGCATCTCGAGTACGTGATTCaaacatttttatatacatgttatgatttatcattttttttttgtaatcttacAATTGTTTTACGTTTACAGAAGCATTCAACTGGGTCCAACTTTACTTGATCTAGAATTATTTAACCGAGTCATGATGGGCTGCAAATGGCTTGGAAACGAGGTACATATcaatctttttaaatattatattttatattctttaagTAAGACAAACCTGAgtctttaaatattttcagGAATGGATGCAATGATGTATATTTTTCGGGAGCATACATCTTTAGGCCGCCTAGAGTTGCATCGTATAGGTTTCATGAATTGTCAGTTTAGCGAGCACGTCAAGGCCGACTACAATAAGTTTAGATCGGCAGGACGAACC is from Camelina sativa cultivar DH55 chromosome 20, Cs, whole genome shotgun sequence and encodes:
- the LOC104771978 gene encoding uncharacterized protein LOC104771978, encoding MKTHLEAAPSWGKQEDRIRFVYVCAIAGLVVAKDEKKAIPHLYIKLVMDLEKVRTYPWGLVAFDHLVSSIVEARKKLKNPISYILNGFSYALQVWVMEAIPLIGQLMGEKIDTEITVSRISNWKGAAKVSYDELLLVEKSIGNKDVVYPCISSTGNFDVLESIEYLRGDEIKDCEVEKLEALIRSGYDFGDHIWESVRRIWCGR